The uncultured Sphaerochaeta sp. genome includes the window CAGGGTAAGTCATGGCGTTCATGAAGGTATTGGTACTGCCTTTGAGTAGGGTCATGAACGGATCTCTCACCGGATAGCGTTGGCTTCCTGCCAATACACTGTGTTCCAGGATATGGGCGATACCGCAATCATTGTTGGGAAGCGTCCGGAAGACATAGCTGAAAAAAACGCTCCCTATCAGAATTGATAAGCTGAAAGACCTCCATATTGGTCTCGATATGTCGGAATAGGTATCCAGTTCCCTCATACTCATCAAGCTGGGTAATCTCCACCAGCTGGAAGCCCGCGAGCTCATCCCCTAAGGCCCATTGCCGTTGTATCATGCTCATTCGCTCCTATGTAAGGTGGACACTACCACGAGTTCTGATGATTGACAACCCTAGCCTCACGCTCTACCGTTGACCTATGCATACCATAGGACCACATACCAGTATTGCCGGCGGTGTTCAAAACGCAGTCATCCAAGCTTCCAATCTTGGAGCCAATGCCTTCGGGATGTTTACCAAGAACCAACGGCAATGGAAATCCAAGGACTTGGAGACGGAAGCCATACAACAGTTCAAGTCTACCATGGCGGAGTTAGGTTTCACAGCACAACAGGTGCTGGTACACGATAGTTATCTCATCAACCTGGGCAATCCAGACCCTGAAAAACGGAAGAAGAGCTTGGAGGCTTTCATCGATGAACTGAGGAGGGTCGAACAACTTGGACTGAGCCTTCTTAATTTCCATCCCGGTTCACACTTGGGACTCGTTGATATCAAGGAGAGTCTTTCGCTGGTTGCCCAGAGCATCGATATTGCTCTCAGTGAAACTGATCATGCCATAGCAGTCATTGAGAACACTGCAGGACAGGGTACAAATCTGGGCTCGTCCTTTGAGGAGCTTGCCTTCCTCTTTGGACAATGCTCAAAGAGGGAGCGTATCGGCTTCTGCATCGACACCTGCCATGCCCATGCTGCAGGCTATTCCATGGGAAGCCCCGATCAGTTCGATGCGGCAATGGACCAGTTTGATTCACTTATTGGTCTCTCCCACCTCAAGGGAATGCACCTGAACGATGCAAAGAGCAGTGTCGGCAGTCATCTTGACCGTCATGCAAGCTTGGGAATGGGAACTATTGGATGGGCCACATTTGAACATATTGCCACCGATTCACGCTTTGAGAACATGCCCCTCATCCTTGAAACGGTAGACAGTACACTCTGGGAAGAGGAGGTTTTTCATCTCCGCTTTGGAGGAAACCGATGAAACGGGTATTTGACAGACCCCTGCTGTTCGGACACAGGGGTTCCTCGATTGACCATCCTGAAAATACTCTTGCCAGCTTTGCAGACTGCCTATCCCACCACATTGATGGGATTGAGCTGGACGTACAACGTTGTAAAAGCGGTGAGTTAGTCGTGATCCACGATTATCATCTACAGCGGGTGGCAGGCCACCCTGGCAAGGTGGCAGAACTCACATACCAAGAGTTGACAGAGATTGATATCGGCAATGGAGAACATGTCCCCTTGCTCTCTGATGTGTTTGCCTTAGGCGGTACTGACCTCTACTATGATATTGAGATCAAGGCCCCTGATACCAAGAACCTTGGATTGGAGCGCCTTCTGCTTGAGCAGATCCATCACCACGGTCTGGAATCCCATTGCTTCGTCAGCTCTTTCAATCCTTTCAGCTTGCTTAGATTCAAGCACATGAGCAAGAAAACCATCCCCACTGCTCTCATCTATGGTGATGAATCAGGGGTACCCAAAATACTCCGACACGGTTTTGGCAGGCATATCACCCACCCCTCCTATCTGAAACCATCAAAGGAGCAGATTAGGGAGGCGCAATCTTTCGGCTACCAGCTCTGCGCTTGGACCGTCGATGATAGAGAGGAGGCGAAATCTCTTCTTGATCAAGGA containing:
- the nfo gene encoding deoxyribonuclease IV, yielding MHTIGPHTSIAGGVQNAVIQASNLGANAFGMFTKNQRQWKSKDLETEAIQQFKSTMAELGFTAQQVLVHDSYLINLGNPDPEKRKKSLEAFIDELRRVEQLGLSLLNFHPGSHLGLVDIKESLSLVAQSIDIALSETDHAIAVIENTAGQGTNLGSSFEELAFLFGQCSKRERIGFCIDTCHAHAAGYSMGSPDQFDAAMDQFDSLIGLSHLKGMHLNDAKSSVGSHLDRHASLGMGTIGWATFEHIATDSRFENMPLILETVDSTLWEEEVFHLRFGGNR
- a CDS encoding glycerophosphodiester phosphodiesterase family protein; this translates as MKRVFDRPLLFGHRGSSIDHPENTLASFADCLSHHIDGIELDVQRCKSGELVVIHDYHLQRVAGHPGKVAELTYQELTEIDIGNGEHVPLLSDVFALGGTDLYYDIEIKAPDTKNLGLERLLLEQIHHHGLESHCFVSSFNPFSLLRFKHMSKKTIPTALIYGDESGVPKILRHGFGRHITHPSYLKPSKEQIREAQSFGYQLCAWTVDDREEAKSLLDQGVMGIISNNPKALKDLFSV